From Pedobacter cryoconitis, one genomic window encodes:
- a CDS encoding CAP domain-containing protein, whose amino-acid sequence MKFIPIAFLLFFFSTNAIKAQSSAKTWTPEELENANTAKNTSYLNDEEKKIIFYMNLARTDGQKFFNTYFQDFVEAYNVDMQQYRNYDDLKVNRKDKYYRGLEKDLKTVKGLTLFSPDETLTWISQQHAKDMKKHNLAGHNSSDGRSVSDRIWKYYPGRAVSENLAFGFSKGLANVCMLLLDKNVPDLGHRKTILGTSYNLSLVGVNISTHPGYKYCAVIDFISEPATR is encoded by the coding sequence ATGAAATTCATCCCTATAGCATTCCTTCTATTTTTTTTTAGCACAAATGCTATAAAAGCGCAGTCCTCTGCCAAAACCTGGACACCCGAAGAACTCGAAAATGCGAATACCGCTAAAAACACGAGTTACCTCAATGACGAAGAGAAGAAGATTATCTTTTATATGAACCTGGCACGCACTGACGGACAGAAGTTTTTCAACACTTATTTCCAGGATTTCGTAGAAGCCTACAATGTAGACATGCAGCAATACAGGAACTATGATGACCTGAAAGTCAATCGTAAGGACAAATACTACAGAGGTCTGGAAAAGGATCTGAAAACGGTTAAAGGCTTAACCTTATTCAGCCCCGATGAAACTTTGACCTGGATTTCACAACAACATGCCAAAGACATGAAAAAGCATAACCTTGCCGGACATAATTCCAGTGACGGAAGATCTGTATCAGACCGGATCTGGAAATATTATCCAGGAAGGGCTGTTTCAGAAAACCTTGCTTTCGGTTTCTCTAAAGGACTTGCTAATGTCTGTATGTTATTACTTGATAAGAATGTTCCGGATCTTGGCCACCGGAAAACAATTTTAGGGACAAGTTATAACTTAAGCCTCGTTGGCGTCAATATCAGTACTCACCCGGGCTATAAATATTGTGCTGTAATTGACTTTATTTCCGAGCCTGCAACCCGTTAA
- a CDS encoding GtrA family protein, translating to MRKAVLRFIDFFYPPFSRWVSPHTFRYIISGGTTAATGIIVYYIVYNFILHQQHVDLPFPPGMITAPVAALIIESVITFIIGFSLNKYLVFTQSQLKGRVQLFRYGTVVATNILLNFAMLKLLVETFHLYPTVAKIICTVILAVFSYFSQKHFSFKVKK from the coding sequence ATGCGTAAAGCCGTACTCAGATTTATAGACTTTTTTTATCCTCCTTTTTCACGTTGGGTATCTCCTCACACTTTCAGATACATTATTTCTGGTGGGACAACTGCTGCAACAGGGATTATCGTTTATTATATAGTCTATAACTTCATTCTTCATCAGCAACACGTAGACCTGCCATTTCCTCCGGGAATGATTACAGCCCCTGTTGCTGCGCTGATTATCGAGTCTGTTATCACTTTTATCATCGGGTTTTCCCTGAATAAATACCTGGTATTCACACAATCACAATTAAAAGGGCGGGTTCAGCTATTCCGCTACGGTACCGTTGTAGCGACAAATATCCTGCTCAATTTTGCCATGCTGAAATTACTGGTAGAAACCTTTCACCTTTATCCAACCGTCGCCAAAATTATCTGTACAGTCATTCTTGCTGTATTCAGCTATTTCAGCCAAAAACACTTTTCTTTCAAGGTAAAAAAATAA
- the gldF gene encoding gliding motility-associated ABC transporter permease subunit GldF — protein MYAVFKRELFSLLNSLMAYITIGVFLLVSGLLLWFFPDTSILEYGYAELNGFFSLTPFLFMFLIPAITMRSFAEERREGTYVLLASRPLTDWQIILAKYFACLTLVLFALIPTLLYYYSIVQLGLPKGNIDGGAVAGSYIGLLLLGAAFAAIGIFSSSVTKNQVIAFAFAVLLSFIAYSGFDSLGKIFASTVLEDVFGWLSINMHFQSMSRGVLDTRDVVYFITFILVFLGITRIVIGGRKW, from the coding sequence ATGTACGCAGTATTTAAACGCGAATTATTCAGTTTATTAAATTCATTAATGGCTTACATCACCATCGGTGTATTCCTGTTAGTTTCCGGCCTGCTATTATGGTTTTTTCCGGATACTTCTATTCTTGAATATGGCTATGCTGAATTGAATGGCTTTTTCAGCCTGACCCCATTTCTATTTATGTTTCTCATTCCTGCAATCACTATGCGTTCCTTCGCAGAAGAGCGCAGAGAGGGTACTTATGTCTTGCTGGCCAGCAGACCGCTAACTGACTGGCAAATTATCCTCGCTAAATATTTTGCCTGCCTGACGCTGGTTTTATTTGCGTTGATCCCAACCTTATTATATTATTATTCCATCGTGCAACTGGGGCTGCCCAAAGGTAATATTGACGGTGGCGCAGTCGCAGGTTCTTATATCGGCCTGTTATTGCTTGGTGCAGCTTTTGCAGCTATTGGTATTTTCTCTTCGTCGGTAACCAAAAATCAGGTAATTGCTTTTGCATTCGCTGTGTTATTATCATTTATTGCTTATAGTGGTTTTGATTCACTCGGCAAGATTTTCGCTTCTACTGTATTGGAAGATGTATTTGGCTGGTTAAGTATCAATATGCACTTTCAATCAATGAGCAGAGGAGTGCTCGATACGCGTGATGTCGTCTATTTTATCACTTTTATTCTTGTCTTTCTTGGTATAACCCGGATAGTGATCGGAGGTAGAAAATGGTAA
- a CDS encoding YdeI/OmpD-associated family protein, whose translation MGKSDNRIDLYIDHAAIFAQPILNHLRMLVHEACPEIIEKIKWGCPHFDYKGPVCHMAAFKNHCAFGFWKGALLPDLHHLVGEDKAHAMGHLGKLESVEDLPGDDVLITYIQNAVILNKEGIKLPKKDAAPKTELLVPDDFIERLVAADAGVNFEKFSTSKRKEYLDWFNEAKTEATRNKRMDTAIEWIAEGKSRNWKYER comes from the coding sequence ATGGGAAAATCAGATAATCGCATCGATCTATACATTGATCATGCAGCTATTTTTGCACAGCCGATATTAAATCACCTCAGGATGCTTGTACATGAGGCTTGTCCGGAAATTATAGAAAAGATAAAATGGGGCTGCCCTCATTTCGATTATAAAGGCCCGGTATGTCATATGGCTGCTTTCAAAAATCACTGTGCTTTTGGATTTTGGAAAGGGGCTTTGCTCCCGGATCTGCATCACCTTGTCGGCGAAGATAAAGCACATGCAATGGGACATCTGGGGAAGCTCGAATCGGTAGAAGACCTGCCTGGTGATGATGTGCTGATCACTTATATACAAAACGCAGTGATTCTGAATAAAGAGGGAATTAAGTTACCTAAAAAGGATGCTGCTCCTAAAACAGAGTTATTAGTTCCTGATGACTTTATTGAAAGATTGGTCGCAGCAGATGCTGGAGTTAATTTCGAGAAGTTCAGTACTTCAAAAAGAAAAGAGTACCTGGATTGGTTTAACGAAGCTAAAACTGAAGCAACAAGGAATAAAAGAATGGATACAGCGATAGAATGGATTGCGGAAGGTAAATCCAGGAACTGGAAATATGAGCGGTAA
- a CDS encoding glycine--tRNA ligase → MAKTNNDEQFKNVISHAKEYGFVFQSSEIYDGLSAVYDYGQLGAELKNNIKTYWWKSMVQMHENIVGIDSAIFMHPKVWKASGHVDGFSDPMIDNKDSNKRYRADQLLEDKITRYEKDGKTDKAAKLQADMDEALKAENLPQLKVLIEEHEIACPVSGTKNWTDVRQFNLMFSTQFGAMAEGAEEVYLRPETAQGIFVNFLNVQKSGRMKIPFGIAQIGKAFRNEVIARQFIMRMREFEQMEMQFFVRPGEEMKWFEYWKEARLKWHTALGTDPAKYKYHDHAKLAHYANAATDIEFEFPFGFKEVEGIHSRTDFDLTQHQEFSGKKMQYFDNDLNEDGKPYGNYIPYVIETSIGLDRMFLLTMIGAFEEQDLSEGEKTDSRIVLHLHPCLAPIKAAILPLTKKDGLPEKAKTIMDNLKLDYNVVYEEKDSIGKRYRRQDAIGTPFCITIDHQTLEDDTVTIRHRDSMEQQRIDIKHLEELIANKVSWRNLLR, encoded by the coding sequence ATGGCCAAAACGAATAACGACGAACAATTTAAAAATGTGATCTCCCACGCCAAGGAATATGGTTTCGTATTTCAAAGCAGCGAAATTTATGATGGCTTAAGTGCCGTTTATGATTATGGTCAGTTAGGTGCTGAACTAAAAAACAACATCAAAACATATTGGTGGAAATCCATGGTTCAGATGCATGAAAACATTGTAGGAATCGATTCTGCAATTTTTATGCACCCGAAAGTATGGAAAGCCAGTGGTCACGTAGATGGATTCAGTGATCCAATGATCGATAACAAAGATTCGAATAAACGTTACCGTGCAGACCAGTTACTAGAAGATAAAATTACCCGTTATGAAAAAGACGGTAAAACAGATAAAGCAGCAAAATTACAAGCTGATATGGATGAAGCTTTAAAAGCTGAAAACCTGCCGCAACTTAAAGTGCTGATTGAAGAACATGAAATTGCCTGTCCTGTAAGCGGAACAAAAAACTGGACTGATGTACGTCAGTTTAACCTGATGTTCAGTACACAATTTGGTGCAATGGCCGAAGGTGCTGAAGAAGTCTATTTACGTCCTGAAACTGCACAGGGCATTTTTGTAAACTTCCTGAATGTTCAAAAATCAGGAAGGATGAAAATCCCTTTTGGTATTGCTCAAATCGGTAAAGCCTTCAGAAATGAGGTGATTGCACGCCAGTTTATCATGCGTATGCGTGAATTTGAACAAATGGAAATGCAGTTCTTTGTGCGTCCGGGTGAAGAAATGAAATGGTTTGAATACTGGAAAGAAGCACGTCTGAAATGGCATACTGCTTTAGGTACAGATCCTGCTAAATACAAATACCATGATCACGCTAAACTTGCACACTATGCAAATGCAGCTACTGATATTGAATTTGAATTCCCATTTGGATTTAAAGAGGTTGAAGGTATCCACAGCCGTACAGATTTCGATTTAACGCAGCATCAGGAGTTTTCTGGTAAGAAAATGCAATATTTCGACAATGACCTGAATGAAGACGGTAAACCATATGGTAATTATATTCCATACGTAATTGAGACTTCAATCGGTTTAGACCGTATGTTCTTATTGACTATGATCGGTGCTTTTGAAGAACAGGATCTGAGCGAAGGTGAAAAAACTGATAGCCGCATCGTGCTTCACTTACACCCCTGTCTTGCGCCAATTAAAGCAGCTATCTTACCATTAACTAAAAAAGATGGTTTACCAGAGAAAGCGAAAACGATCATGGATAATCTGAAACTGGATTACAATGTCGTTTACGAAGAAAAAGATTCAATCGGAAAACGTTACCGCAGACAAGATGCGATCGGTACACCTTTCTGTATCACTATTGATCACCAGACACTGGAAGATGACACAGTAACTATTCGTCACCGCGATAGTATGGAACAGCAAAGAATTGACATCAAACATCTTGAAGAATTAATTGCAAATAAAGTAAGCTGGAGAAACCTGTTGAGATAA
- a CDS encoding aromatic amino acid hydroxylase, with protein MSDFNDFNNPRVAQLPKHLRQFIVDQNYAKYTPVDQAVWRYVMRQNYSYLKDVAYYPYIKGLQRAGLSIEYIPDLQTMNDNLGKLGWGAVTVDGFIPPAAFMEYQAYHVLVIAADIRQINHIEYTPAPDIIHESAGHAPIIADADYNSYLSYIGSIGAKAMFSAKDFELYEAIRALSILKEAVDVPEFEITKAEEQLQEISANMGEPSEMALLSRLHWWTVEYGLIGSLTDPKIYGAGLLSSIGESSSCMTANVKKLPYTIDTLNYSYDITKTQPQLFVTETFQNLIDVLEQFANTMAFRKGGAESIRKAMDSKNPATAVYSSGLQVTGVFSDMGLNDSGELAFIKTTGPSALSVANIQLDGHGKVYHKDGFSSPVGKLKNTALPLENFGSEELFAFGIIEGNTTELVFESGIQVNGVVKAVYKHENQVILIALEDCTVKEQNGNILFQPEWGTYDMAVGNSIVSVFNGAADKDAYEEITYISEKQTEKVVYDEATSQLHNIYKTVRQIREEGTGEERLSALFENLKTAYPQDWLCALEILEIAHYNQTGHDLEQEIRVYLETKASAEPQHQKLIQDGLHVIENPVTQLITEED; from the coding sequence ATGAGCGATTTTAATGACTTTAACAACCCCCGCGTAGCACAGCTTCCGAAACATCTTAGGCAATTTATCGTAGATCAGAACTATGCTAAATATACGCCTGTTGATCAGGCAGTCTGGCGTTACGTAATGCGTCAGAATTACAGTTATTTAAAAGATGTTGCTTATTACCCATATATCAAAGGTTTACAGCGCGCGGGATTAAGCATTGAATATATCCCGGATTTACAAACGATGAATGATAACCTTGGCAAATTAGGCTGGGGTGCAGTCACTGTGGATGGATTTATTCCACCTGCGGCATTTATGGAGTATCAGGCATACCATGTACTGGTTATTGCAGCAGATATCCGCCAGATTAACCATATTGAATATACACCAGCCCCGGATATCATCCATGAATCGGCTGGTCACGCACCTATTATTGCAGATGCTGATTACAATAGCTACCTGAGTTATATCGGTTCTATTGGTGCCAAGGCCATGTTCTCGGCAAAAGATTTCGAATTATACGAAGCTATCCGTGCTTTATCGATTTTGAAAGAAGCAGTAGACGTACCTGAATTTGAGATTACAAAAGCTGAAGAACAGTTACAGGAGATCTCAGCGAATATGGGCGAACCTTCAGAAATGGCTTTATTAAGCAGGTTACACTGGTGGACTGTAGAATATGGATTGATTGGCAGCCTGACTGATCCTAAAATATATGGTGCAGGCCTGCTTTCTTCGATTGGGGAAAGTTCAAGCTGTATGACAGCAAACGTTAAAAAACTCCCTTATACGATAGATACGCTAAACTATTCGTACGATATTACTAAAACACAGCCACAGCTTTTTGTCACAGAAACCTTTCAAAACCTGATTGATGTACTGGAACAATTTGCCAACACGATGGCCTTTAGAAAAGGCGGTGCTGAAAGTATACGCAAAGCGATGGACTCTAAAAATCCGGCGACGGCTGTTTATAGTTCAGGTTTACAGGTAACTGGCGTATTCAGTGATATGGGACTAAATGATTCAGGAGAACTTGCTTTTATTAAAACTACAGGGCCTTCTGCACTTTCAGTCGCCAATATTCAATTGGATGGACATGGCAAAGTATACCATAAGGATGGTTTTTCATCACCGGTAGGTAAACTGAAAAACACTGCTTTACCACTGGAAAACTTTGGCAGCGAAGAGCTTTTTGCTTTTGGCATCATCGAAGGAAATACTACAGAACTGGTTTTTGAAAGCGGTATCCAGGTCAATGGAGTTGTTAAAGCTGTTTACAAACATGAAAATCAAGTGATCCTGATTGCTCTTGAAGATTGTACCGTTAAAGAGCAAAACGGAAATATACTTTTCCAGCCTGAATGGGGTACATATGATATGGCTGTAGGAAATTCAATTGTTTCTGTATTTAATGGCGCGGCCGATAAAGATGCTTACGAGGAAATCACTTATATCAGTGAGAAACAAACTGAGAAGGTTGTTTACGATGAAGCTACGAGTCAATTGCATAATATTTACAAGACAGTAAGACAGATCAGAGAAGAAGGTACTGGTGAAGAGCGCTTATCTGCATTATTTGAAAACTTAAAAACTGCTTATCCTCAGGACTGGCTTTGCGCTTTAGAGATTTTGGAAATAGCACATTATAATCAAACGGGTCACGACCTGGAACAGGAAATCAGAGTTTACCTGGAAACGAAAGCTTCCGCTGAACCACAACATCAAAAATTGATTCAGGATGGCTTACACGTCATAGAGAACCCTGTTACACAATTAATTACAGAAGAAGACTAA
- a CDS encoding ATP-binding cassette domain-containing protein, whose translation MSIKVEGLSKIYGQQKAVDSISFQASPGKILGFLGPNGAGKSTTMRMLTGYLKPTSGKSILGGFDSQLQSLEMRRILGYLPENTPLYTDMYVREFLTFVANTYQLSQTELKVREVIERVGLGEEQHKKISMLSKGYKQRVGLAQAIIHDPQLLILDEPTTGLDPNQLTDIRELIKNLGRDKTVVLSTHIMQEVEALCEQVVIINKGKIVADSSLIELKNQHKTDSLEELFRLLTV comes from the coding sequence TTGAGTATAAAGGTAGAAGGACTGTCCAAAATATACGGTCAGCAAAAAGCAGTAGACAGTATTAGTTTCCAGGCATCGCCGGGTAAAATACTTGGTTTTCTAGGGCCGAATGGTGCTGGTAAGTCTACCACAATGCGAATGCTGACGGGTTATTTAAAACCAACTTCTGGCAAATCCATTTTGGGTGGTTTTGATTCGCAGCTTCAAAGCCTGGAAATGCGCCGTATTCTTGGTTATTTACCAGAAAACACACCTTTATATACAGACATGTATGTACGCGAGTTTCTGACTTTTGTAGCGAATACTTATCAGTTGTCTCAAACTGAACTTAAAGTAAGAGAAGTTATTGAAAGAGTAGGACTGGGAGAGGAGCAGCACAAAAAGATTTCAATGCTGAGTAAGGGCTATAAACAGCGTGTAGGATTAGCACAGGCCATCATTCATGATCCTCAGCTGTTAATTCTGGATGAGCCTACTACTGGTCTGGACCCCAATCAATTGACTGATATCCGCGAACTGATCAAAAATCTGGGCAGGGATAAGACTGTAGTCCTTTCCACACACATTATGCAGGAAGTAGAGGCACTTTGTGAACAGGTAGTCATTATCAATAAAGGAAAAATTGTAGCAGATTCCTCATTAATTGAGCTGAAAAACCAACATAAAACTGACTCTTTGGAGGAATTGTTCAGACTGTTAACTGTTTGA
- a CDS encoding SDR family oxidoreductase, with protein MNIVLTGASSGIGFEAALEFTLQTENKVVCIARSADKLRKLLEIAKGINPDCTLLPVEFDIVNDDYAALVPFLKERLGTIDILINNAGALINKPFLELSAEDLNKMFQSNVTGHFNMIQNLLPLMHSGSHIVNIGSMGGFQGSVKFPGLAAYSSSKGALHTLTECLAFELADRGIKVNCLALGSAQTEMLEQAFPGYQSPVMAFEMGKYVADFARTGHKFFNGKILPVAVTTP; from the coding sequence ATGAATATTGTATTAACAGGAGCAAGCAGCGGAATAGGTTTTGAAGCTGCTTTGGAATTTACTTTACAAACTGAAAATAAGGTAGTCTGTATTGCCAGATCTGCTGATAAACTGAGAAAATTATTAGAGATCGCAAAAGGTATAAATCCGGACTGCACGTTATTGCCGGTTGAGTTTGATATTGTAAATGATGATTATGCAGCTTTAGTCCCGTTTTTAAAAGAAAGACTGGGTACCATAGATATTCTGATCAACAATGCGGGTGCATTGATTAATAAACCATTCTTAGAGCTTTCTGCTGAAGATTTAAATAAAATGTTTCAAAGTAATGTGACTGGTCATTTTAATATGATTCAGAATTTGCTGCCATTAATGCATAGTGGAAGTCATATTGTAAATATAGGAAGTATGGGCGGTTTCCAGGGAAGCGTTAAATTTCCGGGACTTGCAGCCTATTCATCAAGTAAAGGTGCATTGCATACCTTAACAGAGTGTTTAGCTTTTGAATTGGCTGATAGAGGGATTAAGGTGAATTGCCTGGCTTTAGGGTCGGCACAAACAGAAATGCTGGAACAGGCTTTTCCGGGTTATCAATCTCCTGTAATGGCTTTCGAAATGGGTAAATATGTAGCTGACTTTGCGAGAACCGGCCATAAGTTTTTCAATGGGAAGATACTTCCCGTTGCGGTGACTACACCCTAA
- a CDS encoding flavin reductase family protein: protein MLTVKTSDLSPAQLQNYLQYAVAPRPICFATTIDKEGNINLSPFSFFNMFSTNPPLCVFSPARRVRDNTTKHTLENILEVKECVINIVNYPMVQQTSLASTEYAKGINEFEKAGFTMLPSQLVKPPRVAEAPVQMECIVTEVIHLGDNPGAGNLILAEIKLIHIKEEILDEDGKIDQAKIDLVARLGGDWYCRVTADNLFKVAKPLTTLGIGIDALPHGVRNSYVLSGNDLGMLGNIEKVPSEEEIDLMRNHPAVKEVLDATIGDGVNRQRELHELAKEMLSRGEVPDALKVVLLES from the coding sequence ATGCTGACAGTTAAAACTTCAGATTTGAGTCCGGCGCAACTGCAAAACTATTTACAATATGCAGTTGCGCCAAGACCGATATGTTTCGCTACCACAATTGATAAAGAAGGAAATATCAATTTAAGCCCTTTCAGTTTCTTCAACATGTTTAGTACGAATCCACCGCTTTGTGTTTTTTCACCGGCGAGAAGGGTGCGTGACAATACAACTAAACACACGCTTGAAAATATCCTGGAAGTTAAAGAATGCGTGATTAATATCGTGAATTATCCGATGGTTCAGCAAACCAGCCTGGCGAGTACTGAATACGCGAAAGGGATTAATGAATTTGAAAAAGCTGGTTTTACCATGCTTCCTTCGCAACTGGTTAAGCCGCCACGCGTTGCTGAAGCCCCTGTTCAAATGGAATGTATTGTAACTGAAGTAATTCATCTTGGGGATAACCCTGGTGCCGGAAACCTGATCCTTGCTGAAATAAAACTGATTCACATCAAAGAAGAGATTTTAGATGAGGATGGGAAAATTGATCAGGCGAAAATAGATTTGGTAGCCCGTTTAGGCGGTGACTGGTATTGCCGGGTAACAGCAGATAACCTGTTTAAAGTTGCAAAACCATTAACTACATTGGGTATTGGTATTGATGCTTTGCCACATGGTGTAAGAAACTCTTATGTATTGAGTGGTAATGACCTTGGAATGCTCGGAAATATAGAGAAAGTCCCTTCAGAAGAAGAAATTGATCTGATGAGGAATCATCCTGCTGTCAAAGAGGTATTGGATGCAACAATAGGCGATGGTGTAAACCGTCAGCGTGAATTACATGAACTCGCTAAAGAAATGTTAAGCAGGGGCGAAGTGCCTGATGCTTTGAAAGTAGTTTTGCTGGAAAGCTAA
- a CDS encoding C40 family peptidase: MKKSLLLFCFVVLFAASGKSQTIPVKYQELLKKMVANKTSDQLIGFAKTLIGIPYRYASSNPATGFDCSGFVSYVFHNFGVNVPRSSTEFNQAGTPVKLENAKVGDVLIFTGTNPRKRVVGHVGIIADIEGDTIKFIHSTSGKAHGVTVTTLNPYYKSRLMRAVSIL, from the coding sequence ATGAAGAAAAGCCTGTTATTATTCTGCTTCGTAGTTCTTTTTGCCGCTTCCGGCAAGTCGCAGACGATTCCTGTTAAGTATCAGGAATTACTCAAAAAAATGGTTGCTAATAAAACCTCTGATCAATTGATAGGTTTTGCAAAAACACTCATCGGAATTCCTTACAGATATGCATCAAGTAACCCGGCTACCGGATTTGATTGCTCAGGTTTTGTCAGTTATGTATTTCATAACTTCGGTGTAAATGTTCCGCGTTCTTCTACAGAATTTAACCAGGCAGGAACTCCGGTTAAACTGGAAAATGCAAAGGTTGGTGATGTACTTATTTTCACCGGAACAAATCCAAGAAAGCGTGTGGTAGGCCACGTTGGCATTATTGCAGACATTGAAGGAGATACTATTAAGTTCATCCATTCTACTTCTGGTAAAGCACATGGTGTAACCGTTACCACACTTAATCCATATTACAAAAGCCGCCTGATGAGAGCAGTTAGTATTCTATAA
- a CDS encoding outer membrane beta-barrel protein, protein MKRLFLLTAIAGIFAVSNVSAQKKDPAMSGQKLGIGVDFALPTGGTNDLYKLGFGGSLQFQTPIAQSLNFTGSAGYLNFTGKEIVGNLKYPKYNAIPLKAGLRYFLAENFYVGGELGAAIGTSDGSRTSFVYSPGLGVEFPVADKSTIELGARYEGWSGDRKDNSLIVPVKSFVGLRLAFNFGI, encoded by the coding sequence ATGAAAAGGTTATTTTTACTAACAGCTATAGCAGGAATTTTTGCAGTCTCAAACGTTTCAGCTCAGAAAAAAGACCCTGCAATGTCAGGTCAGAAATTAGGTATTGGTGTTGATTTTGCTTTGCCTACAGGTGGCACAAACGATCTGTATAAATTAGGATTTGGTGGTTCATTGCAGTTTCAAACTCCGATTGCCCAAAGTCTGAATTTTACAGGTAGTGCAGGATATTTGAATTTCACTGGTAAAGAGATTGTTGGAAATCTGAAGTACCCTAAGTACAATGCAATTCCGTTAAAAGCAGGATTAAGATACTTCTTAGCTGAGAATTTCTATGTAGGTGGTGAATTAGGTGCGGCAATTGGAACTAGTGATGGTTCAAGAACTTCATTTGTATATTCTCCAGGACTTGGTGTTGAATTCCCGGTTGCTGACAAATCAACTATCGAATTAGGTGCACGTTACGAAGGATGGTCAGGTGATAGAAAAGACAATTCACTAATTGTACCAGTTAAAAGTTTCGTTGGTTTAAGACTAGCATTTAACTTCGGTATTTAA